One Acidobacteriota bacterium genomic window, GACGCTTGAGACCGCCGCGCCCCATCTGATATACTGCGACGCATTCCATGGGCGCCCATAGCTCAGTTGGATAGAGCATCTGCCTTCTAAGCCTTCTGGTCGCTATTTTGTAAACCGCTGAAAACGCACTGAAACCCGCTATCCATGCGGGTTTTCGTGTTTTTATGCCTTCCTTGATTTTCCCCGAGTTTTCCCCTGTTTCGTTGATAATTCCCCTTCACTTATCACTACGCTCTTCTGGCCGCTCCTGAACTTACGGACTCTCGACCGGACTGCATGGCTGTTACAGCAGTACCTCGCCCTTGGGTTTGCCGACAAGAATGGTCGCCCGCATTCAGGAAGCGCACATATTCGGATCTGGTTTTTTTCTGAACTGATATTGAGAAGGAACATGACCATTATTGCATGGAACAGCTGATCAAAATCGTAGTCAATCTGCCATGTCTTCCTTCTTGGCCGAATTTTGAGGGTGATATTGGGTGCAATGCAGCGATCGAAAACACTCGCCCAGGGTGTCTGATCGTTTCGAAATCCGTCCGCGTTATTTCCCGTTGCGCAATACTCTTGCCAAAGATCAACCCAGAACTTCAAATGATAGCAGCTTGCATAGGTAAGCCTGATATCCTCAGCATTATCTCTGAGCACTGAATGAACCCATGAATCATAGTCCTTCTTCAAGGTTCCCAATTTAACGGCGCGCTTCAGTTTTTTGGGATTTAGAATGGCAAGCCTCTTCCCCCAATTCAGAAAATCGGAATAGTAATCTTTTTTGAATGGCGCCCCTGTAATCTGGCCATACTTGGTATAGAAGTTCAGCAGTCGGGGGCCGTCTCGCTCTATCCGATCTTTTATCCATACGTCCGTCATCTTGTTCGAACGCGACAATACTGGCGAAGTGATATCGGATTCGCTTTTAAATATCCAGGGTGCTTTCTTTATCGAGTATTCGGATTCAAAGATTTCGGAATCCCTTGACAATGAAGCGGCCAAATCAATAAATTCAAACAAAATTCCCGGGTAGAGATCAAAGGGCTTATACCACGTAAGGGAAGCATCTTTGGCGGGGCAAATTGCTAAGTAGCTATATTCTTCCAATGGAAGACGGCTCCAGCCACAGTGCTTACAGATGTTTGTGGTTCGGTCTTTATCCCTTATCCCCTTTTCTGTTCTGATTTCATAATTGCTGAACCGCGGCCACATACCATGGCCGGC contains:
- a CDS encoding CGNR zinc finger domain-containing protein, whose protein sequence is MDLAQEQHEWDLREQLHKERPQYFAGHGMWPRFSNYEIRTEKGIRDKDRTTNICKHCGWSRLPLEEYSYLAICPAKDASLTWYKPFDLYPGILFEFIDLAASLSRDSEIFESEYSIKKAPWIFKSESDITSPVLSRSNKMTDVWIKDRIERDGPRLLNFYTKYGQITGAPFKKDYYSDFLNWGKRLAILNPKKLKRAVKLGTLKKDYDSWVHSVLRDNAEDIRLTYASCYHLKFWVDLWQEYCATGNNADGFRNDQTPWASVFDRCIAPNITLKIRPRRKTWQIDYDFDQLFHAIMVMFLLNISSEKNQIRICALPECGRPFLSANPRARYCCNSHAVRSRVRKFRSGQKSVVISEGELSTKQGKTRGKSRKA